A genomic stretch from Aedes albopictus strain Foshan chromosome 2, AalbF5, whole genome shotgun sequence includes:
- the LOC134286473 gene encoding uncharacterized protein LOC134286473, which produces MFQDMMQRSNDSDAIKLYHLENSLKGDAEGVIDIETLQSNDYARAWEILEERFGNQRLIIESHILALLNMQKISKKSSKDLRSLVDECSRHVDNLIKVDQRLSGMSQMFVVTLLTRVLDDQTRELWEASINQSELPDYEQMIHFLKQRCVILERCENSTPATRKFPDSKIPSSKPDFYKSSYAATVSSEYTCDVCSGQHQNFRCPVFKKLTVKQRPLAPKHILDLLSRMEKLICKRNALIARVKAELSVVKDLHLRKPSRSEVMDRLDQLKETAVSFRAIQAEIEENQEDPVAIASVFNVREDFFGAFYKARDALEDLIEEEQSTCSQRTNAEPDDWREAMKLLMETQRQMLLNQSTLFRTAGTSLAQNGGELVDYAVRSGEQASSCVPQVRLPAINIPPFNGERKNWMTFKDLYVSTIHNRKDISDSLKMQYLFSYLEGDAKQLVNKFTISSANYANAWDTLTGHYDKKRYTVFALVREFMDQPGITQASSQSLNKLASTLDEVVQQLDTLGIEYQGRDPWLIYLTLEKLDNETRAGWSEKVVDNENPTFEELMEFVKKRCEMLETCSAFSKKATGEVLRKEQSKVSEKKVKALVAMTTDKKCAKCSSEHATFVCEEFKKMNLKERRGFAQEANLCFNCLRASHSAKSCLSKSVCRTQGCGQRHHTLLCPNVSKENDAPADNTVKSESPNSSAMEEQIVTSLTVAVDTKPSIPVFPTAVVQVRKDDGTFGRVRVLIDSGAQASMVTEDCVRKLGLVRRNGKVVVTGIGQQAAGTTRGVVTLHLASRFNENVVITTSAYVLGKLTSTLPSQRFNIGNMKLLENVKEMADPTFNKPGPIDVILGADVFLALLEGGQVKDESGQTVAQSTVFGWIAAGRYDEAEVMQGNHAIVSLHTEMDLNRTLQQFWEYEEIFKPPPFTPSETKVIEHFDSTTQRDATGRFIVKLPFDDSKPALGESLSAATKRLMSMERRFASNPEFHQEYVNFMREYLELNHMELVPADQLEKQTSEHYYLPHHAVIKADSSTTKLRVVFDGSCGTSTGVSLNDRLLAGPNINTDLLSVLLRFRSYKVAFSADIAKMYRQVVVSEDDRDFQRVVWRENTDLPIQHYRLSTVTYGTKTAPYLAIRAMRESAKDYTSTHPAAVERIVHDFYVDDLLSGANNEEEAACIKQEISDILSKSGFELRKWASSCPNLVQDDSPASVPVKLSDEADAVKALGIHWYPNDDQFGFKVNLPINAINTKRQMISDASKLFDPFGWLAPVIVKIKILYQYLWLYDVNWDDPLPTAIESEWVEIKQQLRQLETIRIPRFVTHNRGKLQLHGFSDSSEQAYAAVVYSRCIDDEGNITVLLVAAKSRVAPIKQVSLPRLELNGALLLTELMKKVSEALPNLEIEHFAWTDSTIVLQWLSSHPRSWKTYVANRTSAILEFLPRDRWRHVNSESNPADCASRGISPSELVHHKLWFHGPEWLSADESEWPSNAVQPVLSDELPEARNMKIMHTTETSITPLRDNYLVEQQLLERRSRFNLIVRSLACVNRFVHNIKSRTEQRHTGQLIPSEIHQAKLQLLRAAQHEVFAPEIKILRSGKLLSSKNVLAALHPFLDSTGTIRVGGRLENSDQPYDRKHPVILPKSHRVTQLLVLELHLQNLHAGPTLLTAVINQQFWIVGCQTVVRDVVRGCTRCVRLKGKTATQLMGNLPPARVLATRAFAYVGIDYAGPLKIKAGCVRGVKVSKGYIVVYVCLSTRAVHLEAASDMSTNTFISTLKRFVSRRGYPNEIRSDNGTNFIGADRVLREFVDQIQSHTKDAERYLSNLGIKWVFNPPSAPHMGGIWEAAVKSVKCHLVAEFGTEATTFEDLTTILCQIEACLNSRPLCPLSSNPDSCEALTPGHFLVGQPLNLIPEPDVRHIPRNRLDQWQDMQHRSVQIWSRWKDEYLASLQPRTKWRSVHPNISVGQLVLVKNDNAPPTQWELARVQEVHPDVSGVVRTVTLRRGTTVYQRPIHKLCVLPGLDKGAASVQNGQHTAARKSIRLPSLIAKEPPSSHSGRFPQTVGLNRQGGTLLGTVVPVSSWAVPIPSKKEDACHPNTTQLCLLVPSAKYRAETPSSFAIPARVPAAQWDTSHCVGHRTHKNPRQRYCAQRVSNPDRAIAGRQPIAPIPTGLNESESH; this is translated from the exons TCCATTGGCTCCGAAACATATTTTGGACCTTCTCAGCCGGATGGAGAAGCTCATCTGCAAGCGAAATGCGCTTATAGCTCGGGTGAAAGCGGAGCTTTCGGTCGTGAAAGACCTCCACCTGCGGAAACCTTCCCGAAGCGAGGTTATGGATCGGCTGGACCAGCTCAAAGAGACAGCGGTCAGCTTCCGAGCTATTCAAGCCGAAATCGAGGAAAACCAGGAGGATCCAGTAGCGATTGCTTCAGTTTTCAATGTGCGAGAGGACTTTTTCGGAGCTTTCTACAAGGCGAGAGATGCCCTCGAGGATTTGATCGAGGAGGAGCAATCAACGTGCAGCCAGCGTACGAATGCAGAACCCGACGATTGGAGGGAAGCGATGAAGCTGCTCATGGAGACGCAGCGGCAAATGCTCCTGAATCAGTCAACGTTATTCAGAACTGCCGGCACTTCGCTGGCGCAAAATGGCGGCGAGCTGGTTGACTATGCTGTCAGAAGCGGCGAACAGGCATCGAGTTGTGTACCCCAAGTGCGGTTGCCAGCAATAAACATTCCCCCTTTCAACGGCGAACGCAAAAACTGGATGACCTTCAAGGACCTCTACGTGTCAACCATCCACAATCGGAAGGATATTTCGGATTCCTTGAAGATGCAGTACCTCTTCTCTTATTTGGAAGGAGACGCAAAGCAGCTGGTCAACAAATTCACCATTTCCAGTGCCAACTATGCGAATGCGTGGGACACGCTCACCGGTCATTACGACAAAAAGCGTTACACGGTTTTCGCCTTGGTACGGGAATTTATGGATCAGCCGGGAATCACACAAGCTTCATCGCAATCACTCAACAAACTCGCCTCGACGCTCGACGAAGTGGTCCAGCAGCTGGATACGCTGGGGATCGAATATCAAGGCCGAGACCCGTGGTTGATCTACTTGACGCTGGAAAAACTGGACAACGAAACTCGTGCTGGTTGGTCGGAGAAGGTGGTCGACAACGAGAATCCCACCTTCGAGGAATTGATGGAGTTCGTGAAGAAGAGGTGTGAGATGCTCGAGACATGCTCGGCATTCTCGAAGAAAGCAACCGGAGAAGTGCTAAGAAAAGAACAATCaaaagtgagtgagaaaaaagtgaAGGCATTAGTGGCAATGACCACGGACAAAAAGTGCGCGAAGTGTTCCAGTGAACACGCTACGTTTGTGTGTGAAGAATTCAAGAAAATGAACCTGAAAGAAAGAAGAGGATTCGCACAGGAGGCAAACCTGTGCTTCAACTGCTTGCGGGCGTCCCATTCAGCGAAATCATGTTTGTCGAAGTCGGTGTGCCGTACGCAGGGTTGTGGACAACGCCACCACACCTTGTTGTGTCCGAATGTGAGTAAGGAAAATGACGCCCCAGCAGACAACACGGTGAAGAGTGAATCGCCAAATTCGTCAGCCATGGAGGAGCAGATAGTTACTTCGTTGACGGTTGCCGTCGATACCAAGCCGTCGATCCCGGTGTTCCCGACCGCGGTAGTACAAGTGCGCAAGGACGACGGTACATTCGGCCGTGTCAGAGTGCTGATCGACTCCGGCGCCCAAGCGTCGATGGTAACGGAAGACTGCGTGCGAAAGCTGGGACTCGTAAGGCGTAACGGAAAAGTAGTGGTTACTGGTATTGGCCAGCAAGCTGCCGGTACCACTCGCGGCGTCGTCACGTTGCACCTCGCCTCGCGATTCAACGAAAACGTTGTCATCACGACAAGCGCCTACGTCCTCGGTAAACTAACGTCCACCCTCCCATCGCAACGATTCAACATCGGGAACATGAAGCTTCTGGAGAACGTTAAAGAGATGGCAGATCCCACCTTCAATAAGCCCGGACCAATTGACGTGATTTTAGGAGCGGACGTCtttcttgctctcttggagggaggtCAGGTCAAAGACGAAAGCGGCCAAACGGTGGCCCAGAGTACTGTTTTCGGCTGGATCGCAGCAGGACGATACGACGAAGCAGAGGTAATGCAAGGAAATCACGCCATAGTCAGTCTGCACACGGAGATGGATCTCAATCGAACGCTGCAACAGTTCTGGGAGTACGAGGAAATCTTCAAGCCACCCCCGTTCACCCCCTCGGAAACGAAGGTCATCGAACATTTCGATTCGACTACGCAACGCGATGCTACCGGGCGCTTCATCGTGAAACTACCATTCGACGATTCGAAGCCCGCCCTTGGTGAATCCCTGTCGGCTGCAACGAAGAGGCTCATGTCCATGGAAAGGCGGTTCGCATCCAACCCGGAGTTCCATCAGGAGTACGTGAACTTCATGCGTGAGTATTTGGAGCTCAACCACATGGAACTAGTTCCGGCAGACCAGCTGGAGAAACAGACCTCGGAGCACTACTATTTACCGCACCACGCGGTGATCAAGGCGGATAGCAGTACGACGAAGCTGCGCGTCGTTTTTGACGGCTCGTGCGGCACATCTACCGGCGTATCCCTTAACGATCGATTGTTGGCAGGACCGAACATCAATACCGACTTGCTGTCGGTACTATTGCGTTTTCGTTCATACAAGGTGGCATTTAGCGCAGATATCGCGAAAATGTACCGCCAGGTGGTGGTGAGCGAAGACGATCGCGATTTCCAGCGTGTTGTGTGGCGTGAAAACACAGATCTTCCGATACAGCACTATCGCCTTTCTACGGTGACATATGGAACGAAGACAGCTCCCTACCTTGCAATTCGAGCCATGAGAGAGTCCGCCAAGGACTATACATCGACACATCCAGCAGCAGTTGAGCGTATCGTTCACGACTTCTATGTGGATGATCTGCTTTCAGGAGCCAACAACGAAGAAGAAGCAGCGTGCATCAAGCAGGAGATAAGCGATATTCTGTCCAAGTCCGGTTTCGAACTGCGAAAATGGGCCTCAAGCTGCCCTAATCTGGTACAGGACGATTCTCCTGCATCAGTACCGGTGAAGCTTTCGGATGAAGCAGATGCAGTTAAGGCGTTGGGAATTCATTGGTATCCGAACGACGACCAATTCGGGTTCAAGGTCAACCTTCCCATCAATGCGATCAACACCAAACGCCAGATGATATCGGATGCATCGAAGCTATTTGACCCGTTTGGTTGGTTGGCACCCGTGATCGTTAAAATCAAGATTTTGTACCAATACCTTTGGCTGTACGATGTCAACTGGGATGATCCCTTGCCCACTGCCATCGAGTCGGAATGGGTCGAAATTAAGCAACAACTTCGCCAGTTGGAAACGATACGGATCCCAAGATTCGTAACTCATAACCGTGGCAAACTCCAACTGCACGGTTTCTCGGACTCGTCTGAGCAGGCCTACGCTGCCGTCGTATACTCGCGGTGCATTGATGACGAAGGAAACATCACGGTTTTACTGGTTGCCGCAAAATCTCGCGTGGCTCCTATTAAGCAAGTGTCATTGCCAAGATTGGAATTGAATGGTGCACTGCTACTGACCGAGCTCATGAAGAAGGTGTCTGAGGCCTTGCCGAATCTGGAAATCGAACATTTTGCCTGGACTGATTCCACTATTGTGCTACAATGGTTATCGTCGCACCCTCGTTCGTGGAAAACATACGTAGCAAACCGAACGTCTGCTATTCTCGAGTTCCTGCCTCGTGACCGGTGGCGCCACGTCAACAGCGAGTCAAATCCCGCGGATTGTGCTTCACGTGGGATCTCTCCAAGCGAACTTGTTCATCACAAGCTGTGGTTCCATGGCCCGGAATGGCTTAGCGCTGACGAGTCGGAATGGCCATCGAATGCAGTGCAGCCTGTTCTCAGCGACGAACTACCGGAAGCAAGAAACATGAAAATCATGCATACCACCGAAACCTCAATCACTCCGCTTCGGGACAACTACTTGGTCGAGCAGCAACTGCTCGAAAGGCGCTCCAGATTCAACCTCATCGTACGTTCGCTGGCTTGCGTCAACcgattcgtccacaacatcaaatcTCGAACCGAACAGCGACACACCGGGCAGCTGATTCCAAGTGAAATCCATCAAGCCAAGCTGCAGCTACTACGGGCTGCTCAACATGAGGTTTTCGCACCTGAAATAAAGATACTTCGAAGTGGTAAGTTACTCTCATCCAAAAACGTACTTGCCGCTTTGCACCCTTTTTTGGACTCCACTGGGACAATTCGTGTTGGAGGGCGACTGGAAAATTCAGACCAACCGTACGACAGAAAACATCCAGTTATTTTGCCGAAATCTCACCGGGTGACTCAACTTCTGGTGCTGGAGCTTCACTTGCAGAACCTTCACGCTGGGCCAACACTGCTTACAGCAGTAATCAATCAGCAGTTTTGGATCGTAGGTTGTCAGACGGTGGTACGAGACGTAGTACGTGGATGCACCCGATGCGTTCGTTTGAAGGGTAAAACAGCAACACAACTGATGGGAAACCTGCCCCCGGCGAGAGTTTTGGCGACAAGAGCATTTGCGTATGTTGGCATTGACTACGCAGGGCCACTCAAAATCAAGGCTGGCTGCGTTCGAGGCGTTAAAGTCAGCAAAGGGTACATTGTGGTCTACGTGTGCCTATCAACTCGTGCAGTACATTTGGAGGCAGCGAGTGACATGTCCACAAACACTTTCATCAGCACCCTGAAGCGGTTTGTGTCAAGACGCGGTTATCCAAATGAAATCCGATCAGATAATGGTACCAATTTTATTGGTGCAGACCGTGTTCTGCGAGAATTCGTAGATCAGATCCAATCACACACCAAGGATGCAGAACGATATCTTTCTAACCTCGGAATCAAATGGGTGTTTAACCCCCCGTCGGCGCCCCACATGGGAGGCATTTGGGAGGCGGCCGTCAAGAGCGTGAAGTGTCACCTGGTAGCGGAATTTGGGACAGAAGCAACAACGTTCGAAGACTTGACAACGATATTGTGCCAAATCGAAGCCTGCCTCAACAGTCGACCATTGTGTCCATTATCAAGTAATCCGGACAGCTGCGAGGCACTAACCCCCGGCCATTTTCTGGTCGGCCAACCGCTGAACCTAATTCCGGAACCTGACGTTCGGCATATTCCACGGAATCGTTTGGATCAATGGCAGGACATGCAACACCGTTCAGTGCAAATCTGGTCGCGTTGGAAGGATGAATATCTCGCCAGTTTGCAGCCACGCACCAAGTGGCGTTCCGTTCACCCCAACATTTCGGTGGGCCAGTTGGTGCTAGTAAAGAACGACAACGCTCCGCCCACCCAGTGGGAATTAGCACGTGTTCAGGAGGTCCACCCGGACGTGTCTGGCGTAGTACGAACAGTTACGCTGCGACGTGGTACTACTGTTTATCAGCGACCTATCCACAAGTTGTGCGTGCTTCCT GGGCTGGACAAGGGAGCTGCCTCCGTTCAG AACGGTCAGcacacggcggctcggaagtcaaTAAGGCTTCCGAGCCTAATCGCTAAGGAACCGCCATCGTCCCATTCAGGACGATTCCCTCAGACCGTTGGCCTTAATCGCCAAGGAGGGACccttctcggcacggtcgttccggtctcgtcctgggccgtgccgataCCGTCAAAGAAGGAAGACGCCTGCCACCCAAACACCACCCAGCTATGCCTGCTGGTCCCGTCGGCTAAGTACCGGGCCGAAACACCGTCATCATTCGCCATTCCGGCGAGAGTTCCAGCCGCACAGTGGGATACAAGTCACTGTGTCGGCCATCGCACCCACAAAAACCCAcggcagcg CTATTGCGCccagcgggtctcgaaccctgatcgagcgaTTGCCGGGcggcagccgatagcccctataccaacgggactcaatgAGAGTGAGAGTCATTAA
- the LOC134288015 gene encoding uncharacterized protein LOC134288015: MDTHIFFITISILTSFKPSTTQSIRLTNLALNPGILALQEGYSFRKLGEHKLFHIVDLDKYEPIFRRLKINIIGINSFGSYSGMTDLLSTKVSNTQQLFFELKPKIRPKRGLFNFIGTGIKTITGNLDNNDLIEISKNLEDLNLNSKILINENNEQRLINQQFQNRLNRVINHLESQQAQISKNLILARNCSARKDFIIFKEIFKIHFNLDFLKSHLEDIFEAIRLPKIQILSKNILSSQELGFATTKLEEKGVVLNTLEETYDFLELSAFHNHSKIIFAISIPLLENLVYENFFLEPMPVGNKILKMPCHAGQRFNIYCHQRVQTYPKAEVVRPRQFDKHHQ, encoded by the coding sequence ATGGATACCCACATTTTCTTCATCACCATCTCAATACTTACTTCATTCAAACCGAGTACTACACAATCCATCCGATTAACCAATCTGGCTTTAAATCCCGGAATATTAGCCCTACAGGAAGGTTATAGCTTTCGGAAGCTAGGTGAGCACAAGCTTTTTCATATTGTTGATTTAGACAAATACGAGCCTATCTTTAGAAGGCTAAAAATCAATATAATTGGCATAAACTCCTTTGGCAGCTATTCAGGAATGACAGATTTACTTTCCACAAAAGTGAGCAATACTCAGCAACTTTTCTTCGAACTTAAACCCAAAATTAGGCCCAAGAGAGGGTTGTTCAATTTTATTGGAACAGGAATCAAAACCATTACAGGCAATTTAGACAATAATGACctcatagaaatttccaaaaatttagaaGACCTGaatctaaattctaaaattttgattAATGAAAACAACGAGCAAAGATTGATAAACCAGCAATTTCAAAACAGATTAAATAGAGTCATAAACCATTTGGAAAGCCAACAGGCTCAAATCAGCAAAAATCTCATCTTAGCAAGAAACTGTTCAGCCCGAAAGGATTTcataatatttaaagaaattttcaaaatccattttaatctagattttttaaaatcccaccttgaagacatttttgaagcCATTAGACTCCCAAAGATTCAgattctgtcaaaaaatattctGTCCTCTCAAGAATTAGGTTTTGCTACAACAAAATTAGAAGAAAAGGGGGTAGTCCTTAACACATTGGAAGAAACATACGATTTCTTAGAACTTTCGGCATTTCATAACCACTCCAAAATCATTTTCGCGATATCTATCCCGTTATTAGAAAATTTAGTTTACGAAAACTTTTTTCTGGAACCCATGCCAGTAGGGAACAAGATTCTAAAAATGCCATGCCATGCGGGGCAACGATTCAACATTTATTGTCACCAGAGAGTGCAAACGTATCCAAAAGCGGAGGTTGTGCGACCCAGGCAATTTGATAAACATCACCAATGA